agaatgATAAGAGTTTACTGTTTTAAATAAGATACAGTGTCCAAAGGAAAAAAACCCCAACGACTTAAGGATCTaatataatgtttttaattgtacaaaatgtttttttattattagcaGTGTACATCAGAGTTATACTGAAAGTAATAAGAGTCACATAATTCAgttattgtacagtatattggTATGACTGATATTGTTGTCCTCAAATGAAATTTCCCCTTTCtgacaaaatgtaacaaaaagaggaggatgaaggtcTACTTGTAaatgaatttcaaaataaaatccaaaatcaACAACATATaaatgggcacacacacacatatgcaatcACATCAGAGAACTCCTCCTCGACTCCTCAAAGCTCAAGGACAGAGTAACTGTTCCACTGCCAAAGCTCACCCTTGGCTTGTGCTTTCCTGAAGTGGGATCGCAGTCATTGCCGTTGGTCTTGAGGCTGATGGACGAGGACGGAGTCGAGGCAGAAGATCCACCAATGCTGCTGGACTTTTTTCTCgtggctgtgttgtgttttagtgTCGCTTTGGCCGCCACTTTAAAGGCGTGGGCTGCGGTGCTGCATCGGACTTCCTCTATGGTGTTCCTGGAGGGTTTGAAGAGGATGATGTAGACCTTATTGATGAAGATGCAGGCCAGCATCCCAAAGCTGGATGCCAGTATGGCGATGACCTCCACAGCTGAAACGAACTTGCCATAAGTGCTGAAGTACGCAGGGATAAAAGAGATCCAAACTATGAAGAATATAAGCATGCTGAAAGTGATGAACTTGGCCTCTGTGAAGTTTTCTGGGAGTTTCCGTGATttaaaagcaaagaagaaacaTATAGCTGCCAAGAGGCATGTATAGCCAATAAGAAACCCAAGAGCCATCACGGAGCCCTCGTTACAGGTGATAAAAATGATCTCATCAATGTCGTGATTCCTGTAGCTGGAAGGAGGGGCGTTGTAAAGCCAGACCACACATATCATGACTTGGACGAATGTGCACAGAAACACCAACAGAAACTGCAGGTTCAGCCCCCACCATTTACGATGGAGACTTGTCGGGATCTTAGCTTCAAATACCAAAAGTACCCTGTTAGTTTTCACCAGGATGCAGGAGATACAGAGAACAAAACTGATCCCAAAGGCGGGTTGGCGTAAGCGGCACGTCCAATCCTGTGGCTCTCCGATGAAGATGAGCGAGCTGGAGAAGCAACAGATAAGTGAGAAGAGGAGGACGTAGGACAGCTCTCGGTTTGTGGCCTTCACTATCGGGGTGTTGCGAAATCTGACAAAGACTCCCATCACAAAGGCCGTCAAGACGACGCCCAGTACTGCGCATATGGCCAAAGCTATGCCGAACGGTTCTGTCCAGGAGAGAAACTCGATTTCCTTCAGGAAGCAGAATGTGTGGTTCCCGTTGGACCAGGAGTTATTTGGACACTTGGCGCAAACGCTGGCATctgtaaacataaaaaaatcagaGGTGTTAGAACTGCAGGCCAGGTGTAGCAACAGACACCAGGTTGCGAATATTTGGAATCTCAATACCTTTGTGATTACTGTACTCTCCATCTGAGCACTCAGTGCATTCAAAGCAGCATGTGGGCATACTGTCGATGATTCCCTTCCTTGTACCAGGTTCACAGTCCTCACTGCAGTTCGAGAACGGCACCTGGAGCACAGGAACAGGCAGAAAAGTTGCATGAGGCACCCTAAACCCAGAGAATATGAGTATCATGTTTCCACAGGCTGAATTAAAGCAACATCTATGAGAATtaatttaaaactttaaaaacacgAAAAAGTCAAATTTATAGATAAAACATTATGCAAAGATCTCTGTTGCTCTTTATCATCAAGTttcaatgtttttcttccttgcTGTGAGTACCTGCTTATAATTCTAAGTAGATAATaccaggaaaatgaaaaaatagaatCAATGGGAGCATCCTCTACAAAACTGACTGACCTCAGAACTGTATCCATTCCACAGAATCTTTGTCTTGTCCATGAACAGTTTGGCTCCTCTCTTTGCGTGCATGTTGTAGTATCCGACTTCCTCAAACACCACAGAGCCGTCCTCAGCAGACCTGTGCCAGTTTATAATGGTGTAGTTTGCTGCCATGTCTGCGTTCTCATCAAAGTGCATCTTTTCCCCCATGCTGTTGGTGTAGTTCAAATGTCTGAGCTGCTTCAGGACCTGTAAGGCAGAACCACTATAAATCTTTCAAAGTTGTAAATATTCGGTATTTACCTGCTTTGGTTTGGGGTAAATGAGCAACATTTTACCTGCCATGCTTCCATTTTCTTTATATCTGCGCAGGAATTGTTGGCAAAAAGTCCATGTCCAGGCGTGCAGGTGAGTATGTCCTGCAGGGCCTGTGCGATGGAATAAACTGCAACGTACACGTTATAGGAGATACGAAGATGTGTGTGGTCCAGGTATGGGGTCTCAACGCTCGTGATGTCTTCCTCACCTGTACACAACGGCCTGAAACTAGCGCTGCCATTCTCACTTTCTTGCAGTCGTGGGCTGTCCTCCAGGTAGCAGTTAAAGGTTTCTTCCCAAAACTCCCTGACAAATTCATTGTGGCTGTCTTGCTTTGGTTGGACTTGTTGTAAGAACTCTCTAAAGCCGGGTATATGCCCTGCCTTAAGGGCCAAGCCGATAGTGCCCACCACAACGTCAAGATACTCTGGTTTAGCAATGAGGGAGGAGCTCGCCCACGCCTCACTGGCTAACCAGATACGATCTGTGATGTTTCTCCTGACCATCTCTTTGATTAAGGGCTCAATATCTGGGCCGCTGGCAAACACAACAATTACTTTAGCTGTGGAGTTCTCAATCCTGTCAGCCAGAGCTTGGATTTCATGATCCTCAAAGTACTGGGAAATAAGCTCATTTAGGTGAATGCAGATGTCTCGCTCTTCCATCTCCTTCTCGAACTTTTCGATCCCTGGCCGGCCGTAGTCGTCATCTGATGCCACAGCGATGACCCAGTTCCACTGGAAGTACTCAATGATGTCCGCCATGGCTGTGGCCTGGTACTCATCTGTAGGGATGGTTCTCATGAAGGACTTGTACTGGTTCTTGTTGCTCAGTAAGCGACTAGAGGAGGCATAGCTGATCTGGAACATTAAGGATGTCATGTAAATGATCAGGTTTTCATTGTGCATTGCTTATTGTTGTTAATCATTCAGGAAATTACAAATAAattgtgtgtgagcactgttTTCAAAATACAGGGTTGCTATGTGACATTTGCTCAGTTTTAAAGCCCTGACTGAGGTGCTGTATTGTTGTGGTACTGATGTCGCCACGGTGCAGTTCCTCACCTGAGGAATGTAAAAAAGACCCAGTAGGTTTGCGACTGCTGTGGAGACCGCAGATCCAGCTGCTCCTACTACTGCAATGGTTGCTGGGATGTGATCAGTGCAGTTACAAAATTCGTCCAAATTCAGGGAGTCGATCTTATTTTGGGCCACAAAACTAAGCGTAGCCTCCAAAGCTTTTGACACTGTGTTGCATGTGTCAAAGATCCTGTAGCCCAGGGTGATGTTGGGCAGgagagtgctgctgttgtttatcTCATCAATTGCAAAAATCATTGCCTGGAGCCAGCGGAAACCACGAAAATTGAACCTGTAGAAGCATGCGTGGAGTTAGTTAAGTTCAGCATAGTAAAACCATTAATGGGCTCATGTTTGGCTACATGTAAACCAGCCTCAAATTTTACCTGACACACTGCGTGGATTCGGGCCGGGCTGCGAGGTCTTGGTCTTTGGATGCGACACCGAAGTGTATGGGGAAAAGACCTCCGAGCAGAATATCACCAGTCATCTGTGCTCTCTGATGGGGCCCGTAGGTTGAAATCACATAACTGGACCCCAACAGTATCAGATAACACAGAACCACCCTCATCGTTCTTCTCTTTCTAATAGGAAAATGTTCTACAACTCCCCGCAGTGAAGGTATTCTCATTAATTTCTCCCATCAATCTGCCTGCTGCGCTGTTTTGTGTTATACATGTTTGCACTGATGAGACTgtagaaaaaagggaaaaaacatgTTATGCTTTTGTTTAAGAGCAGCCAAA
Above is a genomic segment from Chelmon rostratus isolate fCheRos1 chromosome 14, fCheRos1.pri, whole genome shotgun sequence containing:
- the casr gene encoding extracellular calcium-sensing receptor, translated to MRVVLCYLILLGSSYVISTYGPHQRAQMTGDILLGGLFPIHFGVASKDQDLAARPESTQCVRFNFRGFRWLQAMIFAIDEINNSSTLLPNITLGYRIFDTCNTVSKALEATLSFVAQNKIDSLNLDEFCNCTDHIPATIAVVGAAGSAVSTAVANLLGLFYIPQISYASSSRLLSNKNQYKSFMRTIPTDEYQATAMADIIEYFQWNWVIAVASDDDYGRPGIEKFEKEMEERDICIHLNELISQYFEDHEIQALADRIENSTAKVIVVFASGPDIEPLIKEMVRRNITDRIWLASEAWASSSLIAKPEYLDVVVGTIGLALKAGHIPGFREFLQQVQPKQDSHNEFVREFWEETFNCYLEDSPRLQESENGSASFRPLCTGEEDITSVETPYLDHTHLRISYNVYVAVYSIAQALQDILTCTPGHGLFANNSCADIKKMEAWQVLKQLRHLNYTNSMGEKMHFDENADMAANYTIINWHRSAEDGSVVFEEVGYYNMHAKRGAKLFMDKTKILWNGYSSEVPFSNCSEDCEPGTRKGIIDSMPTCCFECTECSDGEYSNHKDASVCAKCPNNSWSNGNHTFCFLKEIEFLSWTEPFGIALAICAVLGVVLTAFVMGVFVRFRNTPIVKATNRELSYVLLFSLICCFSSSLIFIGEPQDWTCRLRQPAFGISFVLCISCILVKTNRVLLVFEAKIPTSLHRKWWGLNLQFLLVFLCTFVQVMICVVWLYNAPPSSYRNHDIDEIIFITCNEGSVMALGFLIGYTCLLAAICFFFAFKSRKLPENFTEAKFITFSMLIFFIVWISFIPAYFSTYGKFVSAVEVIAILASSFGMLACIFINKVYIILFKPSRNTIEEVRCSTAAHAFKVAAKATLKHNTATRKKSSSIGGSSASTPSSSISLKTNGNDCDPTSGKHKPRVSFGSGTVTLSLSFEESRRSSLM